In a single window of the Rhizoctonia solani chromosome 16, complete sequence genome:
- a CDS encoding phosphatidylinositol 3- and 4-kinase, translating to MTTSGFSSRVESPANGQPTASEVLSMEDYSERMRTAAVMLAQLNANLVREPVTSVAPGSTPTAAPSPGPGTSSDAASAMRMRLQPAEAAAIRERIMAEMIALEDQRMARMMEHGEGEGIKGISDPGRASNTKEDEAIVRRELNRADPSAAVFRESWAGKKARIRAGSPYGHLVNWDCISVIVKTGGDLRQEQLATLLIKEFENIWKEENCQCWVRYFRILITGSNSGLVETITDAVSIHSIKKAEYARRIAEGNFGHVTLLDHFINTYGDPSSVKFARAQKNFAKSLAGFVLSMHPDFGFMLGNSPGGVGFESAPFKLPLEYVDVLGGVDSEPFLEFKKLFHEGFLAARKHSDRIITLVDLMQKDSAFPCFATFGEQTSQLLKERFQPSLTTSAITGYIDNLIVTSLGSAWTRLYDSFQYYSQSIL from the exons ATGACCACGTCCGGTTTCTCTTCGCGGGTCGAATCTCCTGCAAATGGTCAACCCACAGCATCAGAAGTTTTGTCGATGGAGGATTACTCTGAGCGTATGCGGACCGCGGCGGTAATGCTCGCTCAGTTAAATGCAAATCTTGTGCGCGAACCTGTTACATCAGtagcaccaggttcaacgcCCACCGCGGCTCCTTCCCCTGGGCCAGGAACCAGTAGTGACGCAGCTTCGGCCATGAGGATGCGTTTACAACCGGCTGAAGCGGCAGCAATCCGAGAACGCATAATGGCGGAAATGATCGCACTCGAAGACCAGCGCATGGCCCGCATGATGGAGCACGGGGAGGGAGAGGGAATAAAAGGGATCTCGGATCCGGGTCGTGCCTCCAACACAAAAGAGGACGAAGCCATTGTACGCCGCGAATTAAATCGTGCAGACCCTTCAG CTGCGGTATTCAGAGAATCGTGGGCTGGGAAGAAGGCAAGAATTCGCGCAGGCAGCCCATATGGGCACTTGGTCAACTGGGAT TGTATATCAGTCATTGTAAAAACCGGGGGCGATCTTAGGCAGGAGCAACTGGCAACTCTACTGATAAAAGAGTTTGAAAACATTTGGAAAGAGGAAAATTGTCAGTGTTGGGTCCGTTA CTTTAGGATACTCATAACAGGATCCAACTCGGGTCTGGTTGAGACAATCACA GATGCCGTCTCTATTCATTCAATAAAGAAAGCCGAATATGCTCGCCGCATTGCAGAAGGCAATTTCGGGCACGTTACACTCTTGGACCATTTCATCAAC ACTTACGGGGACCCTTCATCCGTTAAGTTTGCAAGGGCACAGAAGAATTTTGCCAAATCACTGGCAG GCTTCGTGCTCAGCATGCATCCAGACTTCGGCTTTATGTTAGGGAACTCTCCTGGAGGCGTCGGATTCGAGTCAGCTCCGTTCAAATTACCTCTCGAGTACGTAGATGTTCTAGGCGGTGTCGATTCGGAGCCATTTTTGGAGTTCAAGAAACTATTTCATGAAGGCTTTTTGGCGGCTCGAAAGCATAGTGATAGGATCATCA CGCTCGTCGACCTTATGCAGAAGG ATTCTGCGTTTCCTTGCTTTGCTACTTTTGGAGAGCAAACTTCGCAATTACTCAAAGAACGATTTCAACCTTCATTAACGACGTCCGCTATCACAGGATACATAGATAATCTGATTGTCACTTCTCTTGGCTCCGCATGGACACGATTGTATGATTCG TTCCAATACTACTCTCAATCTATTCTGTAA